The following proteins come from a genomic window of Lolium rigidum isolate FL_2022 chromosome 5, APGP_CSIRO_Lrig_0.1, whole genome shotgun sequence:
- the LOC124651327 gene encoding uncharacterized protein LOC124651327, producing MATTASCPPSAHPIRITTSTAGARLASRAGHAAARPTMARAPLPLPRAPLLRRLLLAGALAASCSCFLLVLQAQASAPPPRYDGFAYGGAGSWKDAVVVEAFLDPLCPDSRDGWPPLKLAVERYSPRVSLIVHPFPLPYHTYSFMACRALHIANHLNSSSTYPLLELFFKNQGKFSNSATSSVSSTAVTGAISMMAAEAVGNSVSEFQSGFSDSRSDSAARVSFKYGCTRGVAGAPFFFVNGFLQPGAGSPIDYDTWTSILDPLVGRQGQKVEMFASAM from the exons ATGGCGACGACCGCATCGTGTCCTCCTTCCGCTCACCCGATTCGCATCactacctccaccgccggcgCGCGATTGGCTAGCAGAGCCGGCCACGCCGCCGCACGACCCACCATGGCGAGGGCTCCCCTGCCGCTTCCGCGCGCGCCGCTGCTCCGGCGGCTGCTCCTGGCGGGCGCGCTCGCCGCATCCTGCTCCTGCTTCCTCCTCGTGCTCCAGGCGcaggcctccgcgccgccgccgcgctacgaCGGCTTCGCCTACGGCGGCGCGGGCTCCTGGAAGGACGCCGTGGTCGTCGAGGCCTTCCTCGACCCGCTCTGCCCCGACAGCCGCGACGGGTGGCCCCCGCTCAAGCTCGCCGTCGAGCGATACTCCCCGCGGGTCTCGCTCATCGTCCACCCCTTCCCGCTCCC GTACCACACCTATTCATTCATGGCCTGCCGTGCGCTTCATATAGCTAACCACTTGAATTCTTCATCGACCTATCCGTTGTTGGAGCTATTCTTCAAGAACCAG GGAAAATTCTCCAACAGCGCGACATCGTCAGTGTCGAGCACCGCTGTAACCGGCGCAATATCGATGATGGCAGCCGAGGCAGTTGGCAACTCGGTATCCGAGTTCCAGTCAGGCTTCAGCGACTCGAGGTCCGACTCGGCAGCCAGGGTTTCCTTCAAG TATGGGTGCACGAGAGGGGTTGCTGGTGCGCCCTTCTTCTTCGTGAACGGCTTCCTTCAGCCTGGAGCAGGATCGCCCATCGACTACGACACGTGGACCAGCATCCTGGACCCCCTCGTCGGGCGGCAAGGCCAGAAGGTCGAGATGTTCGCTTCTGCTATGTAG